Proteins from a genomic interval of Medicago truncatula cultivar Jemalong A17 chromosome 3, MtrunA17r5.0-ANR, whole genome shotgun sequence:
- the LOC25489336 gene encoding tropinone reductase homolog At5g06060: protein MANAESSSRSSRWSLKGFTALVTGGTRGIGHAIVEELAEFGATVYTCSRNQEELNKRLNEWKEKGFSVYGSVCDASSSSQREELIQNVASSFNGKLNIFVNNAGTNVRKPTIEYTAEDYSKVMTTNLDSAYHLCQLTYPLLKESGNGSIVFISSVGSLTSVGTGSIYAASKAAINQLTKSLACEWAKDNIRSNCVAPWYTKTPLVEHLIANEEFVNQVLSRTPIKRIAETHEVSSLVTFLCLPAASYITGQIVSVDGGFTVNGFQPSMRIT, encoded by the exons ATGGCGAACGCAGAGAGCAGTAGCAGAAGCTCAAGATGGTCCCTCAAGGGATTCACTGCTCTCGTCACCGGCGGAACACGTGGAATCGGACATGCTATCGTGGAAGAACTCGCTGAGTTTGGTGCCACAGTCTACACTTGTTCTAGGAACCAAGAGGAGCTGAATAAACGCTTAAATGAGTGGAAAGAGAAAGGTTTTTCTGTTTATGGATCTGTTTGTGAtgcatcttcttcttctcaaagAGAGGAGCTTATTCAAAATGTGGCTTCTTCTTTCAATGGCAAACTCAACATATTT GTGAACAATGCTGGAACAAATGTGAGGAAGCCAACAATCGAGTATACGGCCGAAGATTATTCGAAAGTGATGACTACTAACTTGGATTCTGCATATCATCTATGCCAACTGACATATCCTCTTCTTAAAGAATCTGGAAATGGAAGCATTGTTTTCATTTCCTCTGTTGGGTCTCTGACAAGCGTAGGTACTGGAAGCATCTATGCAGCGAGTAAAG CTGCAATCAATCAGCTGACAAAAAGTCTTGCTTGTGAATGGGCGAAAGACAACATAAGGAGCAACTGTGTCGCACCCTGGTATACAAAAACACCACTTGTGGAACAT CTAATTGCTAACGAAGAGTTTGTGAATCAAGTACTATCTCGAACACCAATAAAGCGTATAGCAGAAACACATGAAGTGTCTTCCTTGGTGACTTTCCTTTGCCTGCCAGCTGCTTCCTACATCACTGGCCAGATTGTTTCTGTTGATGGAGGATTTACTGTGAATGGGTTTCAACCCAGCATGAGGATTACCTAA